Below is a genomic region from Myxococcus fulvus.
GGCACTCGACGGCAGTCTCTTCCGACTCGAGTGGGTGGGAGACGTGGCCCGTCGTCGAACAGCCCCACCCAAGGAGCCCGGCCCAACACAGCACGATGATGTGAAGCGCTCGCATGCCCGCGAACCCTACCACCCACGTACAGGGGGCACCGGCTGAGCACCATTCCGCCCCGCTCTCCCTTATATAGAGCGCGATGCTTCCGACCTCCGGCTCCACGACTCGCAAGCTGCTGCTCGCCTTCGGTGCGTTGGTGGCGCTGTTCACCGCGGCCTCGGGCTTCGCGCTCGCCCGGCTGGCGGACATCCACGATGGCTCCCACGAGCTGCGCGAAGCCGGAGTCCGTGTCCGTGAGGCCCTCGAGCTCGCCACCGCCGTCCGCGACCAGTACGCCCACCTGGCCCACACCATCATCCTCGGCAACGCCAGCCACGTTCACTTCCACGAGGAGTCGCGCGCTCGCGTCGAGGAACTCACCCGCCGGCTCCGCGAGCAGGCTCAAGACGCCGAGGAGCGCGCCTGGGTGGCGGACATCCAGGAGAACGGTGACGCGCTGGACCGCCTCTACCGGGAGACCCTCCTCCCCGCCGTCCTCGCCAAGGACCACGCCACCGTCACCTCCGCCCACGGCCGCGCGCTCGAGCGCGTCTCGCTCATCCAGGCCCGCGCCGAGGCCCTCGCTCGCCGCTTCGACACCTCCATCGGCTCGTTCGAGGAGCACGTCGCCGCCGTCGAGCACACCAGCTTCCGCTGGGCCCTGCTCCTGCTCGGCGGCGCCACTTTGTTCGCCGTCGGCGTGGGCATCTACATCGGCAACTCCGTCGCCCGCCCCGTCGCACGTCTCTCCGAGGGCGCCGCTCGGCTCGCCGAAGGCAACCTCGACACCCGCATCCCCGAGGACGACCCCGGAGAGCTCGGCCGACTCGCCGCGCAGTTCAATCGCATGACCGAAGCCCTCCGCACCCATCAGGCCCAGCTCGTCCAACACGAGAAGCTCGCCAGCGTGGGCCGGCTCGCCGCGGGCGTCGCCCACGAAATCAACAACCCGCTCGGCGTCATCCTCGGCTATGTGCGCATCCTCCAACGCAAGGCGGAGGGCGCCCTCGCGGAGGACCTGAGAGTGGTGGAGGAGGAGGCGGTGCGCTGTCAGCAGATTGTCGAGGGACTCCTCGACCTGTCCCGGCCGGGCCAGGGCCCCGTGGAACAACTCCCCCTGCGGGAGACGTGCGAGGACGTGGTGGCCCGCCTCCGTGAGGCCGAGCGACTCGGCCACGTCCAGGTGCGCGTGGCGGGCGCGGCGAATGTCTGGGCCCAGCCCTCGCGCCTGCGTCAGGTGCTCCTCAACCTCGTGAAGAACGCCGCCGAGGCTGCTGGAAACGGAGGCACCGTCGAGGTCCACATCGCGTCCTCCCAGGACGGCGGCGCCACCGTGGCCGTCTCCGACTCCGGCCCGGGAGTGAAGCCCGAGGACCGACGCCGCCTCTTCGAACCTTTCTTCACCACCAAGTCCACGGGCACCGGACTGGGCCTCGCCGTGAGCCAGGCCATCGCCGAGGCCCACGGTGGCCGCATCGAGGCCGACACCGGCCCTCTCGGCGGCGCGCGTTTCACACTCCGCCTGCCCCCCGTGTCCACGGAGCGGGAGGCCATGTCATGAGCTCCTCCAACAAGCCCACCGTCCTCGTCGTCGATGACAAGGAGAACATGCGCAAGCTGTTCTCACGCATGCTCGGAGACGCCTACGCCGTGACGGAGGCCGCGGATGGAGAGCAGGCCATCGCCTGCCTCGCCTCGTGTGACTTCGATGTGGTGGTCACCGACATCCAGATGCCGGGCGCGGATGGCTTCGCCGTGCTGCGCGAGGTGAAGCGCCGCGCTCCCGAGACAGAGGTCCTCCTCGTCACCGCCTTCGCGAGCATCCCGAAGGCCGTGGAGGCCATCAAGGAGGGCGCCTACGACTACCTCTCCAAGCCCTTCGACCCGGACGAGGTCGCGCTCGTGGTGGCCCGCGCGCTGGAGAAGCGTCGCCAGGGTCGAGAGGTCTCGTCCCTGAAGGCGCGTCTCGCGGTGGCCCCAGGCCTCCACGGCATGCTCGGTGAGAGCCCCGCGATGCGCGCGCTGCACGGCCTCTTGTCCCAGGTGGCCGCTCGGGACCTCACGGTGTTGCTCACGGGGGAGACAGGCACGGGCAAGGAACTCGCCGCGCGCGCCGTGCATCGCGAGAGTCCCCGCACCTCGAAGCCCTTCGTCGCGGTGAATTGCGGCGCGCTGCCCGCGGAGCTCGTGGAGAGCGAACTCTTCGGCCACGCCAAGGGCGCCTTCACGGGCGCCACGGTGGCCAAGCCCGGCCTCTTCGAGGAGGCCCACGGGGGCACGCTCTTCCTCGACGAGATTGGAGACCTGCCGCTGTCGGTGCAGGTGAAGCTCAACCGCGCGCTCCAGGAGCGGGAGGTCCGCCGCGTGGGCACCACCGTGCCGGTGAAGGTGGACGTCCGCGTCGTCGCCGCCACGCATCGCGACCTGTCCGCCGAGGTGGCCGCGGGCCGCTTTCGCGAGGACCTCTACTACCGCCTCAACGTGGTGACGGTGCGCCTGCCCTCGCTGCGAGAGCGACGCGAGGACATCCCGCTGCTCGCGATGCACTTCCTCGCCCGCGCCGGGCGCCCCGAGGTGGACAGCTTCACGCCCGAGGCGCTGCGCGCGCTCTCCACCTACGAGTGGCCCGGGAACGTGCGTCAGCTCGAGAATGCCGTGGCGCGCGCGGTGGCCGTGGCGCAGGGCACACGAATCACGCCCGAAGAGCTGCCGCCAGAAGTGCTGACAACACCCCGAGCCGCCAGCACCGCCCCAGGTGTCCGCGCCACGACCGAGTCCCTCGCGAAGCTGCCCTATCGTGAGGCCGTGGATGGCGCGCGCGACACCGTCTCGCGCGAGTACCTCACCGCGCTGATGCAGGAGTTCGGAGGCAACGTCACTCACGCCGCGGAGCGCGCGGGCATGGAACGTGAGAGCCTCCACCGACTGCTCAAGCGCTACGGCGTGCGCTCCGACGACTTCAAGCGCACGGAGTAGCCGACAGGTCCCATCAAAACGCCGGCACCACCGCGCCGCCGTAGTTCGCCTCGATGAACCGCCGCACCTCCTGGGACTGCAAGGCCTTGAGCAGCGTGCGGACCTCGGGGCGGCCCTCGTCGCCCTTCCGCACGACGAGCACGTTGGCGTACGGGTTGCGCGTGGCCGACTCACGGGCCAGCACCCTCGCGTCCAGGTTCAGGTGCTTCTGCGCCTCCAGGAAATAGTTGCCGTTGATGACGGCGGCGGCCACGTCCTGCAGCGTGCGCGGCTGCTGCTCCGCGTCGATCTCCCGCAGCTCCAGCTTGCGAGGATTGCCCACCACGTCCTGCAACGTGGCGCCGGCGCCCACCCCCTCGCGCAGCCGCAACAGCCCCTGGTCCGCCAGCAGGTGCAGCGCGCGGGACGCGTTGCTCGGGTCGGCGGGAATCGTCACCTGCGCACCCTCGGGCAGCTCCGCCAGCTGACGGAACTTCGTCGAGTACAGCGCCAGCGGCTCCAGGTGCACCGAGCCCGCGCTGCGCAAGGACAGCTTCCGGTCCTCGGCGAAGCGCTCCAGGTAGGGCACGTGCTGGAAGTAGTTCGCGTCGAGCTGCTGGTCCGCCAGCGCGATGTTGGGTTGCACGTAGTCGGTGAACTCCACCACCTCCACGCGCACGCCGTCGCGCAGGGCCACGGGCACCGCCGCGCGGAGAATCTCCCCGTGTGGCACCGGGTTGACGCCGACC
It encodes:
- a CDS encoding sigma-54-dependent transcriptional regulator: MSSSNKPTVLVVDDKENMRKLFSRMLGDAYAVTEAADGEQAIACLASCDFDVVVTDIQMPGADGFAVLREVKRRAPETEVLLVTAFASIPKAVEAIKEGAYDYLSKPFDPDEVALVVARALEKRRQGREVSSLKARLAVAPGLHGMLGESPAMRALHGLLSQVAARDLTVLLTGETGTGKELAARAVHRESPRTSKPFVAVNCGALPAELVESELFGHAKGAFTGATVAKPGLFEEAHGGTLFLDEIGDLPLSVQVKLNRALQEREVRRVGTTVPVKVDVRVVAATHRDLSAEVAAGRFREDLYYRLNVVTVRLPSLRERREDIPLLAMHFLARAGRPEVDSFTPEALRALSTYEWPGNVRQLENAVARAVAVAQGTRITPEELPPEVLTTPRAASTAPGVRATTESLAKLPYREAVDGARDTVSREYLTALMQEFGGNVTHAAERAGMERESLHRLLKRYGVRSDDFKRTE
- a CDS encoding sensor histidine kinase; translated protein: MLPTSGSTTRKLLLAFGALVALFTAASGFALARLADIHDGSHELREAGVRVREALELATAVRDQYAHLAHTIILGNASHVHFHEESRARVEELTRRLREQAQDAEERAWVADIQENGDALDRLYRETLLPAVLAKDHATVTSAHGRALERVSLIQARAEALARRFDTSIGSFEEHVAAVEHTSFRWALLLLGGATLFAVGVGIYIGNSVARPVARLSEGAARLAEGNLDTRIPEDDPGELGRLAAQFNRMTEALRTHQAQLVQHEKLASVGRLAAGVAHEINNPLGVILGYVRILQRKAEGALAEDLRVVEEEAVRCQQIVEGLLDLSRPGQGPVEQLPLRETCEDVVARLREAERLGHVQVRVAGAANVWAQPSRLRQVLLNLVKNAAEAAGNGGTVEVHIASSQDGGATVAVSDSGPGVKPEDRRRLFEPFFTTKSTGTGLGLAVSQAIAEAHGGRIEADTGPLGGARFTLRLPPVSTEREAMS
- a CDS encoding MetQ/NlpA family ABC transporter substrate-binding protein, whose amino-acid sequence is MKPPSSFLLIPLAFAAVSVALLVGTGCKKSEAPATGEAPGIPTLKVGVNPVPHGEILRAAVPVALRDGVRVEVVEFTDYVQPNIALADQQLDANYFQHVPYLERFAEDRKLSLRSAGSVHLEPLALYSTKFRQLAELPEGAQVTIPADPSNASRALHLLADQGLLRLREGVGAGATLQDVVGNPRKLELREIDAEQQPRTLQDVAAAVINGNYFLEAQKHLNLDARVLARESATRNPYANVLVVRKGDEGRPEVRTLLKALQSQEVRRFIEANYGGAVVPAF